In Daucus carota subsp. sativus chromosome 4, DH1 v3.0, whole genome shotgun sequence, one DNA window encodes the following:
- the LOC108203314 gene encoding uncharacterized protein LOC108203314, whose product MAERQTSEASDSPTRERHVRELAELQEIIRRQGEQIKKLAQELRHGRNAEAVPPPPPPPLHQMEPLYERFRKQRPPTFEGSSDPLEALDWKSSLEDIFEFMQLNDREKVSCTVHTLKKDAKIWWDVVKLTRDVSQMTWADFETFFNEKFYSEAMLSAKVNEFSRLYQGSLSVAAYARKFDRLAKFAPDLVVTEASRVNRFLEGLQPELARDVDMGRTGPLTYSQAVEKALRAKHREQKIMRVKGSTTMPRRDVKFNKDQDRFLNKRGVQGSQTRLDPNKRFKASTRKCYKCGKEDHLIKDCPIWQNEQKKEEPSKTNARIFAITQADADASNTVVSGNITIDGIPTYALIDSGATHSFASINYLKRLRRPLEKLSSNFSAILPSGEILHYNQWLRAVPVCIDNHELYVDLVVLEMYDYEVILGMDWLSKYNATIDCKNKKVMFKPSEEDQFEFVADFPNNMISTVSAMQEKTMLQDGCVGYFGNVLGTNLIIGNKPEEIPVVKEFLEVFP is encoded by the exons ATGGCTGAAAGGCAAACATCTGAAGCTAGTGATAGTCCCACCCGAGAAAGGCATGTTAGGGAATTAGCTGAATTACAAGAAATTATTCGTAGACAAGGTGAGCAGATAAAGAAGCTAGCTCAAGAGTTGCGACATGGACGTAATGCTGAAGCTGTtccacctcctccaccaccTCCCCTACATCAGATGGAACCTTTATATGAGAGATTTAGAAAACAACGCCCACCAACTTTTGAGGGTAGCAGTGACCCATTAGAAGCACTAGATTGGAAGAGTTCCCTAGAAGATATCTTTGAGTTTATGCAATTAAATGATAGGGAAAAGGTGTCTTGCACCGTGCATACGTTAAAGAAAGACGCTAAGATTTGGTGGGATGTTGTTAAGCTTACACGTGACGTTAGTCAGATGACTTGGGCTGATTTCGAGACCTTTTTTAACGAAAAGTTCTATAGTGAAGCTATGTTAAGTGCTAAAGTAAACGAGTTTAGTAGATTGTACCAGGGGAGTCTATCGGTTGCTGCGTATGCTCGAAAGTTTGATCGATTAGCTAAGTTTGCACCGGATTTGGTTGTCACTGAGGCTAGTAGGGTGAATCGTTTTCTTGAGGGATTACAACCAGAGTTAGCTAGAGATGTTGACATGGGACGTACTGGGCCTCTCACTTATTCTCAAGCAGTTGAAAAAGCTTTGAGGGCTAAACATAGGGAACAAAAGATAATGAGGGTGAAGGGTTCTACTACAATGCCTAGAAGGgatgtaaaatttaataaagatCAAGATCGATTTTTAAACAAACGAGGTGTTCAAGGATCTCAGACTAGACTTGATccaaataaaagatttaaag CATCAACAAGGAAGTGTTACAAATGCGGAAAGGAGGATCATCTAATCAAGGATTGTCCAATTTGGCAAAATGAGCAGAAGAAAGAGGAGCCTTCAAAGACTAATGCCAGAATCTTTGCTATCACCCAAGCAGATGCAGATGCTAGCAATACGGTAGTGTCAGGTAACATCACTATCGATGGTATTCCTACTTATGCATTGATAGATTCAGGAGCTACACATTCATTTGcatctataaattatttgaaaagacTTAGGAGACCTCTTGAAAAGTTATCAAGTAATTTTAGTGCAATATTACCGTCCGGAGAGATATTACATTATAACCAATGGTTAAGAGCGGTTCCTGTATGTATTGATAACCACGAATTGTATGTTGATTTAGTGGTTTTAGAGATGTATGATTATGAGGTGATactaggtatggattggttatctAAGTATAATGCTACTATTGATTGTAAAAACAAAAAGGTGATGTTTAAACCTTCTGAGGAGGACCAATTTGAGTTCGTGGCTGATTTCCCCAATAACATGATATCGACCGTCTCAGCTATGCAAGAAAAGACAATGTTACAAGATGGTTGTGTTGGTTATTTTGGAAATGTGTTAGGCACTAATCTTATAATAGGAAATAAGCCCGAGGAGATACCTGTAGTTAAAGAATTTTTAGAAGTTTTTCCATAA